A genomic region of Spirochaetota bacterium contains the following coding sequences:
- a CDS encoding leucine-rich repeat domain-containing protein has protein sequence MGMLRRTLYFCFALTVCVMFFLACSDDDKIVIPPNLCIDNDGDGYGENCLPGPDCNDDHADHWSDCDTCQDKDEDGYGVGDNFCNREEEDCDESDPAIHPTASEACDGKDNDCDGDIDEEEVVVFADANIELKVREAIGRPTGDILNSDLINSPTDLDLSLLRINDLSGLEYCIALTNLNLKSNMISYMAPLSWLTCLETLNMSDNCFNKVKNIFPLYVLTDLTYLNLNYSEINDISPLSTLTDLTYLDLGSNKINDISPLSTLTNLTDLNLWDNEISDISPISVLTNLKELFLNANDIIDISPLSVLTNLTFLNLGDNEISDISSLSVLTNLTDLNLGSNKINDISPLSTLTNLTYLSLGYNEISDISSLLVLTNLTYLSLGDNEIIDFSSLSVLTNLSNLRLNDNQISDISFLSALTNLTQLYLRSNDIIDISSLSGLIHLTYLNLEDNQISDISSISVLSNLTALRLTDNNLDESDCTDICKFIYNGVEVSIDVSCSCD, from the coding sequence ATGGGAATGCTTAGGAGAACCTTGTATTTTTGTTTCGCTCTTACAGTATGTGTTATGTTCTTTCTCGCGTGCAGCGATGATGATAAAATCGTAATTCCTCCCAACCTCTGCATTGATAATGACGGTGATGGTTATGGGGAAAATTGTCTCCCTGGCCCTGACTGCAACGACGATCATGCTGATCACTGGTCTGATTGTGACACATGCCAGGATAAGGATGAAGACGGATATGGAGTTGGCGATAATTTTTGCAATCGAGAGGAGGAGGATTGTGATGAGAGTGATCCAGCTATCCATCCCACAGCATCAGAGGCTTGCGACGGCAAGGACAATGATTGCGATGGCGATATTGACGAAGAGGAGGTTGTAGTATTTGCGGATGCAAATATTGAGCTGAAGGTTAGGGAGGCTATTGGCAGGCCCACAGGCGATATTCTCAATAGTGATCTTATAAACAGCCCCACAGATTTAGACTTATCTTTATTAAGGATAAATGATTTAAGTGGACTAGAGTATTGCATTGCTCTGACTAACCTTAACTTGAAGTCCAACATGATAAGCTATATGGCGCCTCTTTCATGGCTAACCTGTCTGGAGACCCTTAACATGAGTGACAACTGTTTCAACAAAGTTAAGAATATATTTCCCCTCTATGTCCTTACTGACCTGACATATCTTAACCTTAATTATAGTGAGATAAATGATATCTCACCTCTATCAACGCTTACTGATCTTACATATCTTGATCTTGGAAGTAATAAGATAAATGATATCTCACCCCTATCAACACTTACTAATCTTACAGATCTTAACCTTTGGGATAATGAGATAAGCGATATCTCTCCTATATCAGTTCTTACTAATCTTAAGGAGCTTTTCCTTAACGCTAATGATATAATAGATATCTCACCTTTATCAGTTTTAACTAATCTTACATTTCTTAACCTTGGAGATAATGAGATAAGCGATATCTCTTCCCTTTCAGTTTTAACTAATCTTACAGATCTTAATCTTGGAAGTAATAAGATAAATGATATCTCACCCCTATCAACGCTTACTAATCTTACATATCTTAGCCTTGGATATAATGAGATAAGCGATATCTCTTCCCTTTTAGTTTTAACTAATCTTACATATCTTAGCCTTGGAGATAATGAGATAATTGATTTTTCTTCCCTATCAGTGTTAACCAATCTTTCAAATCTCAGACTTAATGATAATCAGATAAGCGACATTTCTTTCTTATCAGCTTTAACTAATCTTACACAACTTTATCTAAGAAGTAATGATATAATCGATATCTCCTCCCTTTCAGGATTAATTCATCTTACATATCTGAACCTTGAAGATAATCAAATAAGTGATATCTCTTCCATTTCTGTTCTCTCTAATTTGACAGCGCTTAGGCTGACTGACAATAATCTGGATGAGTCCGACTGTACGGATATATGTAAGTTTATATACAATGGGGTGGAGGTCAGCATAGACGTCTCTTGTTCCTGCGATTGA